Within Myxococcus stipitatus, the genomic segment CTTGGGGAAGCTCGCGTGGCACCAAGTGACAACACCCCGTTGCGCCGCCGTCTGTCCTCGCGTCACGAGGACGTGTGGCCGGGAGGCGTCCAGGCGGGCGGGCGTTTGACTTCGGTGACGTCCATCCCGTCCAGCAGCATCGCCCACTGCGTCGCGTCCAGGTGCACCGCACTCGCGTCGGCGTCCACCTTCGGCAGCCGGAAGCGGCCCGTCTCCAGTCGCTTGTACAGCAGCACGAAGCCTCCCCGACTCCACGTCAGCACCTTGATTCGGTCCCCTCGTCGCGACACGAAGGCGAACAGGTGGCCGGAGTAGACGTCCTCGCCCCAGGCGGACTTCACCAGCGCCATGAGGCCGTCAATCGACTTGCGCATGTCCACCGCCTCGGTGGCCAGCACCACGCGCACGAACGCAGGAAGCGTGAACACGCGCTCACCTGCCCAGCGCGGTGACGAGTTGGGCCACGTACTCGACGTCGGCGCCCACAGGGAACCGCAGCCGGGCTCCGCTGGCCAGCACCACCTCGAGTTGCACGGGACTCTCCCGCGCGACGGCCGCCACCTCCACCGGCAACAGGCGCACCGCGGGGGCCTTCCGGGCGGCCTGGCGTCGGCGCCGGTACACCCACGACTGCAACGTGCTCAACCTCAGCCCTATCTGCGCGGAGAACGCCTTCTGCGTCAGTCCGCTCGCCTCGAACGCCTCGGCGACCTGCAACCACTCCTGCTTCTCACCCGGCTTCGACATTCCGGCCAGGGTCCACCACGACGGCTACCCCGGCAATGCCTCCCGCCACGTTGCTCGCCGGACGGTTACTCGTGACCGACGAGGAAGGCGCGCTCGCGGTCGAGGCGCTGCTGCTCGCGACGAGTTCGCTCTCCGACGTCATCGGCAGCGAGCTGCCGACCTACGAGCTCCCCATCAGCGACGAGCAGGTGTCGGTGCTGGCCGGCACGCTCAGCGGGCCGGTGGGCTCGTCGGGCCAGGAGGCCATGTTCAAGCTCTATTTCTACAATTGGGGCAACGGCCACTTCACGATCATCTTCGAGTTCAACAACGAGCACGATGGCTTCGGGTACGACAGCAAGGGCGGTTGGTTCACCCTCCAGTGACGCGTACCTGCTGACCTCGCCCGCGGGTCGAGGCGCTGGCTGGCCACGTGCGTCCAAAATCGCGGCGCGCGGCACTACCGTGAGAGGCTGCGGCTCGGAGAGTCGCTCGACGATGTCCAGCGCCTGCCGGGCGCCGAGCACCTCGCGCATCGGGTGCTTGGCGCCGCGGTACGCCATCCGCGCCCGAGCAAGCCCCGTCCGCTTCGGTGCTACGTATCTTCCGGCTCGGTGGATGGTTCACGTGCCTTCCGTGGGCGGGTCGTGTCTCTTGCGCCTTGGAAGGGGGGAGCCTCCACCCGCTGTTTCGGCCGGCGTGGCCATTGAACGAGGGTGCGTCGCGGACCCCGCCGTGCGTGGGCCGAGCCATGCTGCGAAGCGACGGTGGCACCCGCGTAGACGACGCGCCACGACGCAGCTGTCAGTACCGGATGGGGCCGGACTCCCGTTCTCAGAGGGAGCGGCGCTTTGCACCGGTCTTGCACTGGCTGCGAGGCTCACCAGTGGAGGAGGTTCTTATGCGATGGATGCGCACGTTGACATTGGGGGTGCTGGCGGTGTCGGGCGGCTGTACCGAGAGCAAGGTGGAGGAGGGACAGGACATCGCGCTGAACGGGCGCCTCCTCGACGAGGCTGGCGCGCCGCTCTCCGACGCGCTGCTGAAGGTCTACCGCAGCGAGAACTCCGCGTGTGCGCTCGCGGCCCTCTCGTCGAGCTGGAGGTCGGTGAAGACCCGCGCGGATGGCACCTTCGGGTTCGACCTGCTGGGCGCCGACACGCGCAATGGGAGCATCGCGCGGTGCTTCATCGTCCGCTCGCCCGAGCAGCCCCAGGGAAGGCATGTTTCGGCCTCCTTCCTCATCCAGGAGGCGGAGGTGGCGCTGCCTTCCCTCCAGGAGTGGACGGGCTCGCTGACGGTGGCCGAGGAGGCGCAAGGGGTGAGCGTGGGCTTCCGGCCGCTGTCCGCCACGCACGGCGGCACCAGCAATGAACACGTGCTGTACCTCTACCCGCCGGGCGGCAGGGAGGCCTGGCAGGTGCTCAAGGCCTCCTCGCCGGTTCACCTGAGTGACTACGTCCTCGAGGACGCGCGGGACCTCGAGGCCTCCATCATCACCCAGCGCGATGCGAAGGCGGGGAGCGTGACGGTGGGCTTCACCTATTTGAGCGATGACGTGGTCCTCCCGCGCCGCGCCCTGGTGCCGGTCAGCCGTGGCGCCGCGTGCACCTATCTGAACGCCGAGACGCCCTGCCGCCTCACCAACGGAGACCTCGGCGGAGCCGTGCTCTTCCAGGAGGGTGTAAAGGAGGTCACCGTGCAGCTCTCGAGGCCCGCGGTGCTGCGCAAGGCCGTGCTGCGCAACTTCGGCGTGGCGGGCACCATGAACGAGCTGGTGCTGGAGGGAAGCGCCGACGGGACCCAGTGGGTGTCCCTGGCCAACCTGCTCGACGAGAACAGTGGGCGGCCCTTCAGGGAGCTGGACCTCACGGGCACGACAGCGGTGTCGCAGGTTCGCGTGCGGGCCGTCCCGAGGGATTCGGTGGGGGGCTTGCACGCGCTGGGGCAGCTCTCGCTCTTCGAGTAGCCTCCGCCAGGACTCCGCGCCTGGAGTCGTCCGAGGCGCGTGGGCACGACCTCTCGCACCACCGTGTTCGCCGTGGCGCGGTCGAGCGTGTCCCACGCGCTGGTTGTCGTCTCGGCCGCGCCCAGGAGCGCGCCGACATTCCAGGTCCCGGCCGCGACCTCCGCCTCTCTCTCAGCGACAGCCGCGCCTGGGTCGCCCGCACCTCCCCGGGGAACCGGGTGGAGCCGCCGGTGCTGTGCTGCCCGGCACCGTGAACGCCCCGACGTCGCGCGCTCCCTCACGGCCTCACGCCGAGGTGTTCGGCACGCCCGGAACGTGTCTTGACGCGCCCGCACCCAACCCATGACGCAGCGCCCGAAGTCTCGACGGGCATGCGTATTGTCTCATCATGCAAGAAAGTCGGATGCGTGCTCGCCCTTGCGGGCCGCCGTGCTGCGTATTCCGCCATCCCTAATGGGCTGGATTAAGTGGCTTAGGCGGCTGAACAAGCTATCCATGGAAATGACTTAGATAAGACAGTACAATCGGTCATTCCAGCAAGAGGCACGCATGTCCAAGGCGCGGCAGAAACAACCCTTCCAGCTTCCGGAGTTCTACGTCCCCTGGCCCGCGCGCCTGAATCCGAACGTCGAAGCAGCCCGTGTCCACACCAAGGCCTGGGCCTACGAGATGGGCATCCTGGGCCCGCCGCGGGATGGCACGGACCGCGAAATCTGGTCCGAACGCCGCTTCGACGGCATGGACTACGCGCTGCTCTGCGCATACACGCACCCGGAGGCGCCGGGCCCGGAGCTGGACCTCATCACGGACTGGTATGTCTGGGTTTTCTACTTCGACGACCACTTCCTCGAGGTCTACAAGCATCCACGCGACATCTCCGGCGGTCAGGCCTACCTGGACCGGCTGCCGCTGTTCATGCCGTTGGACATGTCCCAGACGCCGCCGGAGCCCACCAACGCGGTGGAGCGCGGGCTGAGGGACCTCTGGATTCGCACCGTGCCTTCCATGTCCATGGACTGGCGCCGGCGCTTCTTCGAAAACACGAAACATCTGCTCGATGAGTCGATGTGGGAAATCGTCAACATCAGCGAAGCACGCATCGCCAACCCCATCGAGTACATCGAGATGCGCCGCAAGGTCGGTGGCGCGCCCTGGTCGTCGGACCTGGTGGAGCACGCCGTGGGCGCGGAGATTCCCGCCCGGGTCGTGAAGAGCCGGCCCCTGCGCGTCTTCAAGGACACGTTCTCCGACGCGGTCCACCTGCGCAATGACCTGTTCTCCTACGAGCGCGAGATCCTGGAGGAGGGCGAGCTCTCCAACGGCGTGCTGGTGGTGGAGAAGTTCCTCGACTGCGATACCCAGCGCGCGGCCGACCTGGTCAACGACCTGCTGACGTCCCGGCTCCAGCAATTCGAGACCACCGCCGCCACGGAGCTGCCGTGGCTGTTCGCGGAGTATGGCCTCGACCCCGTGGAGCAGGGCCAGGTGCTCACGTACCTGCGCGGCCTCCAGGACTGGCAGTCCGGCGGTCACGAGTGGCACATGCGCTCCAACCGCTACATGAACAAGAACGCGGAGCGCCGCGCGGAGTTCGTCCTCCCGCTGCCCGGCGGCCTGGGCACCTCCGCCCTGCGCCTGCCCATGACGGCTGGCGCGCTGGGGCTGGGGCCTCGCGCGAAGTCCTTCAGCCACCTTCCCCGTCAGCGCGTGGGCCCGGTGAAGCTGCCGGAGTTCTACATGCCGTACAGCACGTACCTGAGCCCCCACCTGGAGGGCGCGCGCAGGAACTCCAAGGACTGGGCGCGCCGCATGGGCATGCTGGAGGTGCTGCCCGGCGTGGGGCTCTCCATCTGGGACGACCACAAGTTCGACGTGGCGGACGTGGCCCTCTGCGGCGCGCTCATCCACCCGGACGCGACCGCCGGGCAGCTGGACCTCACCGCGTGCTGGCTCGTCTGGGGAACCTACGCGGACGACTACTTCCCGGCGCTCTATGGCCACACGCGGGACATGCCTGGCGCGAAGGTGTTCAACGCCCGCCTCGCCCAGTTCATGCCGGACGACGTGGACGCGCCCCATCCGGCGGTGCCCACGAACCCGGTCGAAATGGGGCTGGCGGACCTGTGGAAGCGCACGGCCGGCCCGCTCACCCCACGAGGCCGCACGCTGTTCCGCAAGGCCATCCAGGACATGACGGAGAGCTGGCTCTGGGAGCTGAACAACCAGATCCTCAACCGCGTGCCGGACCCCGTGGACTACGTGGAGATGCGCCGCAAGACGTTCGGCTCCGACCTCACGATGAGCCTGTCTCGGCTCTCCAAGGGGGATGCCGTGCCGGAGGACGTCTTCAACACCCGCACGCTGCGCGGGCTGGAGAACTCCGCGGCGGACTATGCCTGCTTCGTCAACGACATCTTCTCCTACCAGAAGGAGATTGAATTCGAGGGCGAGCTCAACAACTGCGTGCTCGTGGCCCAGAAGTTCCTGGACCTGGACAAGGACGCGGCGGTGCTGGTGGTCAACGACCTGATGACCGCGCGCATGAAGCAGTTCGAGCACCTGGTGGCCAAGGAGCTTCCGGTGGTCATCCGCACCTTCGGGCTGGACGCGAAGGCGCAGGAGAAGCTGAACAAGTACGTGGAGCAGCTCCAGCAGTGGATGGCGGGCATCCCCCGGTGGCACGCGGCGGTGGACCGCTACAAGGAGTTCGAGCTCATCGACGCGGCGACGCCCAAGTTCAAGACCGGCAACCTCTCCGGCCTGGGGATGTCCGCGACGCGCGTCGCCGAGCTGTTCCGCAACAGATGAAGGTCCTGACCCGCCGCGGCGAGCGCGCGGGTCTTCTGATTCCTCAACCCGAAGGGTGACCCATGTCCAACGACACGAAGAAGCTCGACGACAACAGCCTGAGCCTTGGAACCCAGGCCGCGCGCCAGCTGGCGACGACGACCAAGTCCGAGCCGCAGATGCAGGGCATCTCCTCGCGGTGGCTGCTCAAGCTGCTGCCGTGGGTGCAGGTGTCCGGTGGTACGTACCGCGTCAACCGCCGCATGACCTACGCGGTGGGCGACGGCCGCGTCACCTTCACCAACACCGGCGCCAAGGTCCAGGTCATCCCGCAGGAACTCGGCGAGCTGCCGCTCCTGCGCGGCTACGAGGACGTGGAGGTGTTGACCGCTCTCGCCAACCGCTTCGTGCAGAAGGAGTACAAGGCCGGTGAGGTCATCACGGAGGCCGGCAAGGAGGCGGACTCCATCGTCCTCATCGCCCACGGCAAGGTGAACCGCATCGGCGCCGGCAAGTACGGTGAGCTGGTGGTGCTGGACACGCTGGCGGACGGCGACCACTACAGCTACCAGGCGCTGCTGGAGTCGCAGGACTTCTGGCAGTTCACCGCCAAGGCCGTGACGCCGGTCATCGCGCTCATCCTCCAGCAGACGGCCTTCGAGGAGGTGGTGGCGCAGGTGCCGTCGCTCCAGAAGCACATCGAGGACTTCAAGGCCCGCTCGAAGAAGAAGCAGGACCCCGCTGGCCAGAAGGCCATCGAGCTGGCCGCCGGCCACCACGGCGAGCTCGTGCTGCCCGGCACCTACGTGGACTACGAGACGCACCCCCGCGAGTACGAGCTGTCCGTCGCGCAGACCATCCTGCAGATTCACACGCGCGTCGCGGACCTCTTCAACGACCCGATGAACCAGACCCAGCAGCAGCTGCGGCTGACCGTCGAGGCGCTGAAGGAGCGCAAGGAGCACGAGCTCATCAACAACCGCGAGTTCGGCTTGCTGCACAACGCCGACCTGAAGCAGCGCATCCACACCCGCTCTGGCGCGCCGACCCCGGACGACATGGACGAGCTGTTGGCCACGGTCTGGAAGGAGCCGTCCTTCTTCCTGGCCCACCCGCGCGCCATCGCCGCGTTCGGCCAGGAGTGCAACAAGCGCGGCATCTATCCCACCAGCGTCGACCTGAACGGGAACATGGTGCCCGCGTGGCGTGGCATCCCCATCTTCTCCTGCAACAAGCTGCCCGTCAGCGAGACGCGCACCACCTCCATCATGCTGATGCGCGTGGGGGAGAAGAACCAGGGCGTGGTCGGCCTGCACCAGGCCGGCATCCCGGATGAAATCGAGCCCAGCCTCAACGTCCGGTTCATGGGCATCAACGAGAAGGCCATCATGAGCTACCTGGTCACCACGTACTTCTCCGCGGCGGTCCTCACGCCGGACGCGCTGGGCATCCTGGAGAGCGTGGAGCTGGGCCGCGCGTAGTCCCATGTCCTCACGGAATCGGAAGGTTCTCTCATGGTGAATCCAGACAAGGACATGGCCGGGCACGAGGCCTCCAGCCTGAGCACGGCCGGGGCGCGCCAGCTCGCGACGACGACCAAGACGCAGCCGATGATGCAGGGCATCTCGCCCCGGTGGCTGCTGCGCGTGCTGCCCTGGGTGCAGGTGTCGGGCGGCACCTACCGCGTCAACCGCCGGCTGACGTACGCCGTGGGCGACGACCGCCTGAACTTCAGCAACATCGGCGTCAAGGTGGAGGTCATCCCCCAGGAGCTGCTCAAGCTGCCGCTGATGCGGGGCTTCGAGGACGTGGATGACCTGCTCATCCGCACCCTGGCGAGCCGCTTCACCCAGCGACAGTTCAAGGCGGGGGAGAGCATCGTGGAGGCGGGCCAGCCCGCCGAGCACGTCTTCCTCCTGGCCCATGGCAAGGCCCAGAAGCTGACCGCGGGCAAGTACGGCGACCCCGTCGTGCTGGACACGCTGGCGGACGGAGACCACTTCGGCGACCAGGCGGTGGTGGAGTCGAACGACGTGTGGCCCTTCACCATCAAGGCCGTGACGGCCTGTACGGTGATGGCGCTGCCGCAGGACGCGTTCGAGGCCCTCATCCTCCAGTCCCCGGCGCTGAAGGCGCACGTGGAGCGCTACCGGGAGAAGCTGAAGAAGCCCCAGGACAAGGCGGGCCAGGCGGCGATTCCCCTGACCGCGGGCCACCACGGCGAGCCGGTCATCCCCGGCGGCTTCGTGGACTACGAGCTGAAGCCGCGCGAGTACGAGCTGAGCGTGGCGCAGACCATCCTGCGCGTGCACACCCGCGTCTCCGACATCTTCAACGACCCGATGAGCCAGACGCAGGAGCAGCTGCGGTTGACCATCGAGGCGCTGAAGGAGCGCAAGGAGCACGAGCTCATCAACAACCCGGAGTTCGGCCTGCTGCACAACGCCGACCTCAAGCAGCGCATCAACACCCGCTCCGGCCCGCCGACGCCGGACGACATGGACGAGCTGGTGTCTCGCCGCCGCAAGACGCGCTACTTCCTGGCCCACCCGCGCGCCATCGCGGCGTTCGGCCGGGAGTGCAACAAGCGCGGCCTCTACCCGACGGTGGTGGACGTGAACGGGCAGAAGCTGCAGGCGTGGCGCGGGGTGCCCATCCTCCCCTGCGACAAGCTCCCCATCAGCCGGGAGAACACCACCTCCATCATCGCGATGCGCATCGGCGAGGACGACCAAGGCGTCGTTGGCCTGCACAATGCCGGCATTCCCGACGAGGTGGAGCCGAGCCTCACGGTGAAGCGCATGGCCATCACCGACCAGGCCATCACCCAGTACCTGGTCAGCACCTACTACTCCGCCGCCGTGCTCGTCCCCGACGCGCTGGGCGTGCTGGAGAACGTGGTGCTCGGCGGCTGAGGACTCCGCCGTGAGGGGCGCGCGAGGCCGGTGTGATGGCGCTGCACCGGTCTCGTGGAACCCCGGTGACTTCTTGTGGCACGCCGCGGTTCGGGACCTCTTCGGGGGGCCGGGGACGGGGAGCCGAGGGCAGGGCGCCCGGGCCGCGGGACGTAGCTGCCCTCGATGACATGGCGACGCGCCGCGGCCCCAACAGGAGGCGGTGCGCGTCGGCCCGCTCCGCTCGGACGCGTGGTGCGCCATGGGGCCGTCGATTGGGGGAGAGCCTGGCGGACCTCGGAGGTCTGAAGCTCGCGTATCTGGCCATGGAGGCCTGGCTCGCGCGCCTACCTGCGGCGCAGGGCCCTGACTCATCACTATCCACCGGATTTCCTCCGGGGCAATGGCCCCTTGGCCAACCTGCCTCGGTTCCAGCAAGCCTTCAGTTGCCCGGCCCAGGCGCCGATGCTGCGTCCCGAGGCCGAGCGCCGCGAAGTCTGGTGATGAGATGGAGGAGGAGAGGAGGGCCATCGCGCTGGCGATGTCTTGGTCCCCGGCGGGCCCCTGTTCGGGCCCGGTCACCGCCTCGCCCCGAGGGAGGCTCGCACGGCGTCGGGCCCGCCCCGAGCCATCGCGCGCGCTTCCGGGGGCGCGCCCCACGCCTCTCCCACCCTCGAACTCGAGAAGGAGGTGAGGAGGAAATGCCGCTTCGCACGTTATTTCGTGCGGAAACGCAGCGCCGCTTTCCGGAGCCCCACGCCCCTCCCGGGCGCGGAGACCTCCTCCTCAACCAACAGCATCAGAGGACAACATCATGAAGCGAGCATCCATCGTTGTTTTGGCGGTGATGATGTCGGTCGGGTTTGCCAGCACGGCCCTGGCGGCCCCCCTCTCCGTGAATGGCTACATCTGCGAGGCGAAGTACAGCCGGCAGCCCAACGTCCTCTACGGCCAGGGCTACGTGGTCGTGCAGGTGAACTCCGGGCCGAACTGCTCGGGGAGCTCCCTCGGCAACTACTACTACCTGGGGGCGAGCGCCTCGGCCGGTGGCCCGGAGTACAGCGAGGCCGAGCGCCTGGGCTTGTTCGAGCGCGCCACCCAGGCCGCCACCCAGGGCACGCCCGTCAACCTGTATGTGGAGGGTGAGGGCATCGGCATCATCTACACCAGCTACCGCGGCACCTGACAGCGGACGGGCCGTCGCGCTCCTCCGACGAGTCACGCGCTTCACCACCAGCGCGTTCACCGTACCCTGGGCATTGCGAAGGAACTCGAATCGCATCTGGCCGAAGTCGCCCGGGCCGATGAAGCGCGTTGGCGTCAGCGGTTGGAGCGTCAGCGGTTGTCCCTTGGCTTCGCTCTCCGTCATCCGTCCATCGGTCGCCGCTCTCCAGGTAGCCTTCGAGCCAGGCGAGGTAGCTGTCATTGGTCCCCGCGTGGTGGACGACGCGGGACGGCCCTTCACCCCCGAGCAGAGAACGGGCCACCAGCCGGCGCGGCCCATGGAAGGTGATTCGCTGACGGTGAGTCAGGTCGC encodes:
- a CDS encoding family 2 encapsulin nanocompartment cargo protein terpene cyclase; its protein translation is MSKARQKQPFQLPEFYVPWPARLNPNVEAARVHTKAWAYEMGILGPPRDGTDREIWSERRFDGMDYALLCAYTHPEAPGPELDLITDWYVWVFYFDDHFLEVYKHPRDISGGQAYLDRLPLFMPLDMSQTPPEPTNAVERGLRDLWIRTVPSMSMDWRRRFFENTKHLLDESMWEIVNISEARIANPIEYIEMRRKVGGAPWSSDLVEHAVGAEIPARVVKSRPLRVFKDTFSDAVHLRNDLFSYEREILEEGELSNGVLVVEKFLDCDTQRAADLVNDLLTSRLQQFETTAATELPWLFAEYGLDPVEQGQVLTYLRGLQDWQSGGHEWHMRSNRYMNKNAERRAEFVLPLPGGLGTSALRLPMTAGALGLGPRAKSFSHLPRQRVGPVKLPEFYMPYSTYLSPHLEGARRNSKDWARRMGMLEVLPGVGLSIWDDHKFDVADVALCGALIHPDATAGQLDLTACWLVWGTYADDYFPALYGHTRDMPGAKVFNARLAQFMPDDVDAPHPAVPTNPVEMGLADLWKRTAGPLTPRGRTLFRKAIQDMTESWLWELNNQILNRVPDPVDYVEMRRKTFGSDLTMSLSRLSKGDAVPEDVFNTRTLRGLENSAADYACFVNDIFSYQKEIEFEGELNNCVLVAQKFLDLDKDAAVLVVNDLMTARMKQFEHLVAKELPVVIRTFGLDAKAQEKLNKYVEQLQQWMAGIPRWHAAVDRYKEFELIDAATPKFKTGNLSGLGMSATRVAELFRNR
- a CDS encoding family 2B encapsulin nanocompartment shell protein, translating into MVNPDKDMAGHEASSLSTAGARQLATTTKTQPMMQGISPRWLLRVLPWVQVSGGTYRVNRRLTYAVGDDRLNFSNIGVKVEVIPQELLKLPLMRGFEDVDDLLIRTLASRFTQRQFKAGESIVEAGQPAEHVFLLAHGKAQKLTAGKYGDPVVLDTLADGDHFGDQAVVESNDVWPFTIKAVTACTVMALPQDAFEALILQSPALKAHVERYREKLKKPQDKAGQAAIPLTAGHHGEPVIPGGFVDYELKPREYELSVAQTILRVHTRVSDIFNDPMSQTQEQLRLTIEALKERKEHELINNPEFGLLHNADLKQRINTRSGPPTPDDMDELVSRRRKTRYFLAHPRAIAAFGRECNKRGLYPTVVDVNGQKLQAWRGVPILPCDKLPISRENTTSIIAMRIGEDDQGVVGLHNAGIPDEVEPSLTVKRMAITDQAITQYLVSTYYSAAVLVPDALGVLENVVLGG
- the tnpA gene encoding IS66 family insertion sequence element accessory protein TnpA; protein product: MSKPGEKQEWLQVAEAFEASGLTQKAFSAQIGLRLSTLQSWVYRRRRQAARKAPAVRLLPVEVAAVARESPVQLEVVLASGARLRFPVGADVEYVAQLVTALGR
- a CDS encoding family 2B encapsulin nanocompartment shell protein; the protein is MSNDTKKLDDNSLSLGTQAARQLATTTKSEPQMQGISSRWLLKLLPWVQVSGGTYRVNRRMTYAVGDGRVTFTNTGAKVQVIPQELGELPLLRGYEDVEVLTALANRFVQKEYKAGEVITEAGKEADSIVLIAHGKVNRIGAGKYGELVVLDTLADGDHYSYQALLESQDFWQFTAKAVTPVIALILQQTAFEEVVAQVPSLQKHIEDFKARSKKKQDPAGQKAIELAAGHHGELVLPGTYVDYETHPREYELSVAQTILQIHTRVADLFNDPMNQTQQQLRLTVEALKERKEHELINNREFGLLHNADLKQRIHTRSGAPTPDDMDELLATVWKEPSFFLAHPRAIAAFGQECNKRGIYPTSVDLNGNMVPAWRGIPIFSCNKLPVSETRTTSIMLMRVGEKNQGVVGLHQAGIPDEIEPSLNVRFMGINEKAIMSYLVTTYFSAAVLTPDALGILESVELGRA
- the tnpB gene encoding IS66 family insertion sequence element accessory protein TnpB (TnpB, as the term is used for proteins encoded by IS66 family insertion elements, is considered an accessory protein, since TnpC, encoded by a neighboring gene, is a DDE family transposase.), whose translation is MFTLPAFVRVVLATEAVDMRKSIDGLMALVKSAWGEDVYSGHLFAFVSRRGDRIKVLTWSRGGFVLLYKRLETGRFRLPKVDADASAVHLDATQWAMLLDGMDVTEVKRPPAWTPPGHTSS